A region from the Peromyscus leucopus breed LL Stock unplaced genomic scaffold, UCI_PerLeu_2.1 scaffold_1374, whole genome shotgun sequence genome encodes:
- the LOC114688413 gene encoding interferon-inducible GTPase 1-like, which produces MGQLFSSSKDEHHKDLASTFTDYFKKFKAETKIIPQETIDSIELSLTKGNIQGANSSITDALKKIDSTPLNVAVTGESGAGKSTLINALRGVGHEDKDAAKTGVVETTMKRHKYKHANIPNVSFWDLPGIGTTNFPPKDYLEKMKFHEYDFFIIVSATRFTKNDIDLAKAISMMKKDFYFVRTKVDSDLNNEKEFKPRTFNREKVLQQIHTNCVKMFQDNNIEVPPIFLISNKNLSDYDFPILMDKVMNALPVHKRHVFMLSLPNLTGTAIERKQQSLKQRIWLEAFGNDLLGIMPSLTLFMASDVENLEKSLKFYRTVFGVDDASLQSLAKDWRMSVGQLKAKMKSPNVFETTKEETIQERLSRYYEDFCLANGHLFNKNVYVKELYYLKLYFVDMVTDDANALLGEICSRNNLISD; this is translated from the coding sequence ATGGGTCAGCTGTTCTCTTCATCTAAGGATGAACACCACAAAGATTTGGCCTCCACCTTTACCGATTATTTTAAGAAGTTTAAGGCAGAAACAAAAATCATTCCTCAGGAAACCATAGATTCAATTGAGTTAAGCCTGACAAAAGGAAACATTCAGGGGGCAAACTCTTCAATCActgatgcattaaaaaaaattgacagtACCCCACTCAATGTTGCTGTGACCGGGGAGTCTGGAGCAGGGAAATCTACCCTCATCAATGCCCTGAGAGGGGTTGGACATGAAGACAAAGATGCAGCTAAAACTGGAGTGGTGGAAACGACCATGAAGAGACATAAATACAAACATGCAAATATTCCCAATGTGAGTTTTTGGGACTTGCCTGGGATTGGAACCACAAATTTCCCACCAAAAGATTATCTGGAGAAAATGAAATTCCATGAGTATGACTTCTTCATTATTGTTTCTGCCACACGCTTTACGAAAAATGATATAGACCTCGCCAAAGCAATCAGCATGATGAAGAAGGATTTCTACTTTGTGAGAACCAAGGTGGACTCTGACTTAAACAATGAAAAGGAATTCAAACCACGCACCTTTAACAGAGAAAAGGTCCTGCAGCAGATCCACACCAACTGTGTGAAAATGTTTCAGGACAATAACATTGAAGTACCACCAATCTTTTTGATCTCTAACAAAAATTTGTCTGATTATGATTTCCCAATCCTGATGGACAAGGTTATGAATGCTCTTCCTGTACACAAACGACATGTTTTTATGCTCTCCTTGCCTAATCTTACAGGTACAGCCATTGAAAGGAAGCAACAATCCCTGAAGCAGAGGATTTGGCTAGAAGCCTTTGGAAATGACCTCCTGGGTATCATGCCTTCACTGACCCTCTTCATGGCCAGTGATGTGGAGAATCTTGAGAAAAGCCTGAAATTCTATCGAACTGTGTTTGGAGTGGATGATGCATCCTTGCAGAGTTTGGCTAAGGACTGGCGAATGTCAGTGGGTCAGCTCAAGGCAAAGATGAAATCTCCTAATGTGTTTGAGactacaaaagaagaaacaatacaAGAACGACTTTCAAGATACTATGAGGACTTCTGTTTGGCTAATGGGCATTTGTTTAATAAGAATGTTTATGTTAAGGAATTATattacctaaaattatattttgttgaCATGGTGACAGATGATGCTAATGCTCTTCTTGGAGAGATATGTTCAAGAAACAATTTGATTTCTGATTAG